The genomic region TGCGCGGTGGCGTCCGGCCGGGTGAGTGCCACGAGTTCGTCGATCGTGGATGCCAACCGGTCCGCTTCGTCGAGCGCCGCCTGCACCGAGGGATCCGCGCCGGCGGCGGCCGAGGTCTCGAGGTGCAGCCGCAGCGCCGTCAGCGGGGTACGCAGCTGGTGCGAGGCGTCCGCCGCGAAGGCACCGGCCCGCTCGACGGACCTCCCGAGACGTTCCGCGGTGTCGTCGAGCGCGTCGGCGATGCGGTCCGCCTCGGGCAGCCCGCTGCGTGGCGCCCGGGCGGAGAAATCCCCCTCGCCGAGCCGGCCGGCGGAGGTGGCCAGCTGCTCGAAGGGGCGCGCCAGCCGCCGTCCGAGCGCCCACGCCGCCACGGCCGCGGATCCGGCGACGACGGCGGCGACGACGGCGATCAACAGCCAGGCCCGGCGGACCTGCGTGTGCACCGGTCCCGGGTCGGTCGTGGCGTGCAGGACCAGCGGCTGACCACACACCAGCGTGGACAGCCGCAACGCGACGGCGATCCGCTCCTCGTCGATGTGGCGGCCGGGACGTCCGGCGCCGGCGTCGGCGACCTCGGGGCCGAGCCTCGGACGCCCCGCCGGCCCGGTCGTCGCGACGAGCCGCCCGTCGGCGCCGATGACGGCGACCGCCAGGGGCAGACCGCCGGCCCTCGCGACCAGCAGCTGCAGTTCGGCGCAGTTCCGCGACGCGTCGAGGAACAGGCCGAACGGCTCGACGGTGCCCTGCAGGGCGTCGAGTGCGCGGGCCTCGAGCAGACCGCGGACGGACCAGGCCAACGGCAACGCGAACGCCAGCAGCGCGCTCAGTACCAGGGCCACCGCCGACACGAGCAGCCGCTGCCTCATCCGCTGCCACCCGCCGCGGTCTGGTCCTCGGCCTCGAAGCGCAGTCCGACACCCCTTACGGTGCTGATGTAGCGCGGCATCGCGGGGTCGTCGCCGAGCTTGCGGCGCAGGGACGAGACATGGACGTCGATGGTCTTCGACGCACCCATCCAGCGGGTGTCCCACACCTCGCGGGCCAGGTCGTCGCGTGTGACGACGTTGCCGGCACGCGAGACGAGCAACGCCAACAGGTCGAACTCCTTCGGCGCCAGGTCCAGTTCGACCCCGCCGCGCCACGCCCGCCGGGCGCCGATGTCCACGGTGACGTCGCGCACCACGACCTGGCCGACGGCGGGACGCGTCGCGGCGGCGCGGCGCAGCAGCGCCCGCAGACGGGCCTGCAACTCCGCGAGCCGGAAGGGTTTGGGGACGTAGTCGTCCGCGCCGGCGTCCAAGCCGACCACCACCTCGGTCTCGCTCGTTCGGGCCGTCAGGACCAGGATGGGCAGGTCCGCCCCGAGGTCGCGACGCAGGCGGCGGCACACCTCGATGCCGTCCATGTCGGGCAAGCCGAGATCGAGGACGACGGCATCCACCTCACGGGCGGCCACCAACGCCTCGCGGCCGGTCGCGACCCGCACCACCCGGTGACCGCTCGACGACAGGGCGGCCACGAGCGGCCGCGCGATCCCGTCGTCGTCCTCGACCAGCAACACCCGCGCCGGTGTCTCGCTCAACCTCGCCTCGCCTGGCTCGGGGACCCACGGCAGCGTACGACGGTCGGGCGCCGTGCGGTCGCCTGCCCGCCGGCGGATGGACCGCCCTCACGGAGGTTCACCAATTCCTTACCCGGCGTGTGGAACGACCTCACCGCGGCGTTCCTACCGTCGGGTTCCGACGCCATGCACGGCACCGCCGCCGCCACCGAAGGAGCACGACGTGGACCTCGACACCGCGACCCGCCGGTCCGAACACGCTGAACCCACCGACGGATCACACCGGTCGGCCACCACGCCGCTGCCCCCGCCGCCGCCCGGTGCTCGTACCGCCGAACGCGCGCCGGGTCTGCGCGCCCGCCACCTCGTCGCGGTCGCCGCCGCCGGGGCACTCGGCGCCGGTGCCGTCGTCGTGCCGGTCCAACTGCTCGACGACCCCGCCCCCGTTGCCGCGTCCGCGGACCCGGGCGACGCCGACGTCAGCGGCGCGTCGGACACGCCCGGGAGCCTCGTCGGCGGCATCGCGCAGCAGGTCGCGCCCTCGGTCGCACGCGTCGATGCCCGCGGGGCCACGGGCAGCGGCTCGGGATCGGCGGTCGTCTACCGCACCGACGGGGTGCTGGTCACCAACCACCACGTCGTGGCCGACGCCGTCGAGGTGAGCGTGACCCTGCCGGACGGCGAGCGCCTACCCGCCGAGATCGTCGGGACCGACCCCTCCTCCGACCTCGCCGTGCTGCGCGTCGACGCCACCGATCTCCCTGTGCCGATGTGGGCCGGCGCGGACGACCTCCCCGAGGTCGGCGACACCGCCGTGGCCATCGGCTCGCCCTTCGGACTCGACGGCTCGGTGACGTCGGGCATCGTCAGTGCCCTCGGCCGCACCGTCACGACACCGCAGGCCGCCCTGGTCGACCTGCTGCAGACGGACGCCGCCATCAACCCCGGCAACTCCGGTGGGGCCCTGGTCGACGGCGCCGGTCGCGTCATCGGCGTCAACACCGCCATCGCGAGCAGCAGCGGCGGCAACGACGGCATCGGGTTCGCGATCCCGGCCGGCACCGTCCGCAACGTCGCCGACCAGCTGCTGACCGACGGGGCCGTCCGGCACGCCTTCCTCGGCGTCGCGGGCCAGACGGTCGACCGGGACGTCGCCCGCCTGTACGGCCTCCCGGTCGAGCAGGGCGCGGTCCTGGCCGAGGTCCCCGACGGGCCGGCCGCCGACGCGGGTCTGCGCCCGGGGGACATCGTCATCCGCATGGACGACCACGAGGTCGCGACCATGGCCGAGCTCGCCGGCCGGATCCAGCAGTACCGACCCGGCGACGAGGTGCAGGTGACCTATCTGCGCGACGGCGAGCAGCGGACCACGACGGTCACGCTCGGCGAGCGGCCGACGGCCGGCGGCTGACGAAGAGCCGGGTCCGTGGTGCGCCGACACCGGCGCACCACGTCTCCGCGTCAGGCCAGGGTGGCGTGGCCGCCGTCGACGGGGATCACCGCACCGGTGGTGTAGGCGCCGGCGCGCGAGGCGAGATAGATCGCGATGCCGGCCATGTCCTCGGGCTGACCGACACGGCCGAGCGGGATCGCGGCCGCGACCTCCTCCTCGTGCGCCATGATGACCTTCGTCATCTTCGACGGGAACAGGCCGGGTGCGATCGCGTTGACGGTCACGTGGTCGCGGGCCAGGAACTTGGCGAGGTGCCGGGACAGCTGGTGCACGGCCGCCTTGGACGCCGAGTAGGCGTAGCTCTCGAAGGTCGGCACGTGGAACCCGCCGTCGATCGACCCGATGTTGATGACCCGGGCCGGGTCCTGCGGGGAAGCCGCCGCCCGCAGCCGCGGCGCCAACGCCTGGGTGAGCAGGAAGACCGAGCGGACGTTGAGGTCCATCACCTTGTCGTAGCCCGACTCCGGGTACTCGTCGAGCGGCGCGCCCCAGGTGGCGCCAGCGTTGTTGACGAGGACGTGGATGCGGTCCTCACGCTCGGCGAGCTGGCCGGCCAACTGCTTGACCCCCTCGGTCGTGGAGAGGTCCGCCGGGAGGGCGATGCAGCTGCCGGTGTCCGACAGTTCGCCGGCGAGTGCCTGGCAGGCCTCCACGGAGCGCGACGAGATGTACACCCGGGCGCCCGCGGCCACGAAGCCGCGCGCGATCATCTCGCCGATGCCGCGTGAGCCGCCGGTGACGACCACCACCTTGTCGCGCACCGAGAACAGCTGTCCGACGTCCATGGGTCTCCTGCCGGGATGGCCGCGACGACCGTAGTCGGCCGCGTCCGGGTGGGACGATCCGGGAGGCAGCGTCCCACTTCGCTAGCGTCGAGGGGCTCCCGTGGCTGGGGGCCTCACGGACGCCGGAGGACCGCCTTGGACGCCCCACTGCGGATCGCCAACTGCTCCGGTTTCTACGGCGACCGTCACGCGGCGGCCGCCGAACAACTCGAGGGCGGCCCCATCGACGTCCTCACCGGCGACTACCTCGCCGAGCTCACGATGCTCGTACTGTGGCGGACCCGCCAGAAGTCCGGCGTCGGGTACGCCCGCACCTTCCTGCGGCAGATGCGCGACGTCCTGGCGCCGTGCGTGGAGCGTGGGACCGCGGTGGTCGTCAACGCGGGCGGGCTCGACCCGGCCGGACTCGCGGGCGCCCTGCGGGAGCTCGCCGCGGCATTGCGCCTCGACGTGGCGGTCGCACACGTCGAGGGCGACGACCTGTACCCCAGGTTGGACGGTCTCCGGGCGGCCGGGCACCACCTCGTCAACCTCGACACCGGGCAGCCACTGGACCGGCTCTGCGGCCCCGTCGTGTCCGCCAACGCCTACCTCGGTGGTTGGGGCATCGCCGCCGCGCTCCGCGAGGGCGCCCAGGTGGTCGTCACGGGCCGGGTCTCCGACGCCAGCCTGGTGGTCGGCCCGGCCGCTGCGCACTTCGGTTGGCAGCGCACCGACTGGGACGCGCTCGCCGGCGCGGTCGTCGCCGGACACGCGATCGAGTGCGGCACCCAGGCGACGGGCGGGAACTACCCCTTCTTCACCGAGATCCCGGGTATCGAACATCCCGGCTTCCCCATCGCCGAGGTCCATGCCGACGGCTCGAGCGTCGTCACCAAGCATCCCGGGACGGGCGGCCGCGTCGACGTCAGCACGGTGACGGCGCAACTGCTGTACGAGATCGGCGCCCCCGGCTACCTCAACCCCGACGTGACCGCGCACTTCGACACGATCACGCTGCAGCAACAGGCTGCCGACCGCGTCCGCATCCACGGCGTGCGCGGTACCCCGCCACCGTCGACCTCCAAGGTCTCCCTCAACGCCGTCGGCGGGCATCGCAACCGCGTGACGTTCGTGCTCACCGGGCTGGAGATCGAGGCGAAGGCCGACCTCGTGCGGCGCCAGCTCGAGCCGGCGCTGGAGGCGGCGGGCCCCGAACTGGTCGACTGGCGGCTGGTCCGCGGCGACCACGCGGACGCCGAGGACAACGCCGCCGCCACGGCCACCCTCACCCTCACCGTGCACCACCCGCGACCCGAACCGATCGGTCGGGCGCTCGCCAGCGCCTGCGTGGAACTCGCGCTCGCGTCCTATCCCGGCTTCACGGTCACGGCACCACCGACCGACGCGGAGCCCTTCGGCCGCTCGTGGCCGGCCACCGTCCCGTCCCACCTCGTCGAGGAGGCGGTCGTGCTCCCCGACGGGCGGCGCATCGAGATCCGCCAGACCGGGGCCGACCACGGACGCGACGGGGCCGCGGATCCGCCTGCCGGCGGTGGCGGGCACGCAGCCGGAGGCGATCGCCCCGACCACGCCGACCACGCGACCCACCGGTTGCCGCTGGGGCACCTGGCCGGCGCGCGGTCGGGCGACAAGGGCGGCACCGCCAACGTCGGCTTCTGGGTCCGCGACCCCGACCACTACGCCTGGCTGCTGGGTGTCGTCGGCACCGTCGACGCCGTCCGCGCCCTACTGCCCGAGGCGGCGGACCTCCCGGTCGAGGTACATCACCTGCCAAACCTCCGGGCGGTCAACGTCGTCCTCCCCGGACTGCTCGGCGACGGGGTGGCCTCGTCGACCCGTCCCGACCCCCAGGCGAAGGGGCTGGGCGAGTACCTGCGTTCACGCCTGGTACCGGTCCCGTTGCGTCTGCTGGGCGGGGAGGCGACCGCGCCTCAGGACGTCGCCCGGTAGCGGGCCCGCTCGCCGGTGCCCGTGCGCAGCACCGTCCCGGCGTCGAAGAGCCGGTCGAGGTGCTCGCGAACCTGGTCCTCGTCGCGCCCGAGCGCCGACGCCAGCGAGGCGACCGTGCCGACGCGCTGCGCCCGCAACTCCGCGAGCAGCACCTGTTCGTCGGCGGCCTCGCTGCCCTCGCCCGCGGCCAGCCGCCAGGCGCCGGCAGCCGCCCGTTCGATGGTGGCGACGTAGGGGTCGAGGTCGTCGACGCCCGGCGGCGGTCCGAGGCGCTGGAACAGGGCCGAGGGGTCCTCGACCGGCGTGGGGTGCAGCGCGATCGCGTCGAGATCGCCGCCCGCGGCGTACAGGCCGCGTCCGAGGTCGAGTTCGTCGGTGACGAGCGCTGCGCCGCCGCCGCGCTGTGCCCGCAGGTCGCGCAGCAGACGGTCGTGGTCCCGCCCCCGCAACCGCAGCAACACGAACGGGTCGCGGTCGATGGCCGCCCCGGCGACGGTGTAGACGCCGGCCGCGTGCCGGCACAGCTGGTGCCCCTCGTCGCAGCTGCACCGGAAGCGCAGGTCCTCCGGTCGGGGCAGCACCCGCACACCGGCGTCCGCGAGCACGTCCGCGACCCCCTGGGGCAGTTCACCGTCCAGCAGCGCCGCCGTGAACCGCAGTTCCGCGGCCAGCACGCCGGTGGCCCGCACCCACGCCGCCTCGGCCGGTGGTGGCCAGTGGATGGTCACCTGGCACGGCGCGGAGCGGTCCTCGCGGACCGTGCCGCTGACGACGCCCGGCTCCACGCGCACGTCGGTGACCGCGCCACGCCTGGCCAGCCCCTGGCCCCGCTGGACCCGACGGGCGTTGGCGGCACCCGTCGCGTCGAGCACCTCGAGCCACCGCTGTCCCCACCAGCGGCGTGGATCGACCAGGTCGCTCGGCCCGCCACCGGGTCCCACGATGCCGCTGCTCACGCCCGGCCACCGGGGATGGAGGTCAGCATCGGCCGCTGCGGCGCGACCGACGGCGCCTCGTCGTCGTCCTCGTCCGCGAGGTCGTCGGTGGACAGCGACACCAGCTCGCGGAGTTCGTCGTCGCCGAGCTCGGTGATCCAGGTCTCGCCCGTCTCCACGACGGCGTCCGCAAGTGCCCGCTTGCGGTCGAGGAGCGCGGCGATGCGTTCCTCGATGGTGCCCGCCGTCACCATCGTGTGGACGGTCACGGCCCGCGTCTGGCCGATGCGGTGGACCCGGTCGGTCGCCTGGTCCTCCACCGCGGGGTTCCACCACCGGTCGAAATGCAGGACGTGGCTGGCGCGGGTGAGGTTGAGGCCGGTGCCCCCGGCGCGTAGCGACACCAGCAGGATCGGTGGTGCGTCCTCGTCCTCCTGGAACCGATGCACCATCGCGTCACGCCGCGGCAGCTGCAGGCCGCCGTGCAGGAACGGCAGCTCGGGCACGCCGAGCTCCGCGCCGAGGTGGCGCACCAGGAGCTCGCCCATCTCGCGGAACTGCGTGAAGACCAGGGCCCGCTCGTCGTTGTCGACGATCTCTCCGAGGATCTCGGTGGCGCGCGCGAGCTTGCCGGAACGGTTGGCGAGC from Egicoccus sp. AB-alg6-2 harbors:
- a CDS encoding sensor histidine kinase, giving the protein MRQRLLVSAVALVLSALLAFALPLAWSVRGLLEARALDALQGTVEPFGLFLDASRNCAELQLLVARAGGLPLAVAVIGADGRLVATTGPAGRPRLGPEVADAGAGRPGRHIDEERIAVALRLSTLVCGQPLVLHATTDPGPVHTQVRRAWLLIAVVAAVVAGSAAVAAWALGRRLARPFEQLATSAGRLGEGDFSARAPRSGLPEADRIADALDDTAERLGRSVERAGAFAADASHQLRTPLTALRLHLETSAAAGADPSVQAALDEADRLASTIDELVALTRPDATAHHLDLGGLVRERLPVWEELAAQQDRRVVLEALPVPAVRARAGAVGQALQVLLDNALRHGTGTITVRVAPALPDEPDGAVRVCVLDEGPARSRAPAATGEHHAPAATGGRGLPLARALIGAEGGELTVTIDPTGTAACLLLPGGSTDP
- a CDS encoding acyclic terpene utilization AtuA family protein yields the protein MDAPLRIANCSGFYGDRHAAAAEQLEGGPIDVLTGDYLAELTMLVLWRTRQKSGVGYARTFLRQMRDVLAPCVERGTAVVVNAGGLDPAGLAGALRELAAALRLDVAVAHVEGDDLYPRLDGLRAAGHHLVNLDTGQPLDRLCGPVVSANAYLGGWGIAAALREGAQVVVTGRVSDASLVVGPAAAHFGWQRTDWDALAGAVVAGHAIECGTQATGGNYPFFTEIPGIEHPGFPIAEVHADGSSVVTKHPGTGGRVDVSTVTAQLLYEIGAPGYLNPDVTAHFDTITLQQQAADRVRIHGVRGTPPPSTSKVSLNAVGGHRNRVTFVLTGLEIEAKADLVRRQLEPALEAAGPELVDWRLVRGDHADAEDNAAATATLTLTVHHPRPEPIGRALASACVELALASYPGFTVTAPPTDAEPFGRSWPATVPSHLVEEAVVLPDGRRIEIRQTGADHGRDGAADPPAGGGGHAAGGDRPDHADHATHRLPLGHLAGARSGDKGGTANVGFWVRDPDHYAWLLGVVGTVDAVRALLPEAADLPVEVHHLPNLRAVNVVLPGLLGDGVASSTRPDPQAKGLGEYLRSRLVPVPLRLLGGEATAPQDVAR
- a CDS encoding response regulator transcription factor: MSETPARVLLVEDDDGIARPLVAALSSSGHRVVRVATGREALVAAREVDAVVLDLGLPDMDGIEVCRRLRRDLGADLPILVLTARTSETEVVVGLDAGADDYVPKPFRLAELQARLRALLRRAAATRPAVGQVVVRDVTVDIGARRAWRGGVELDLAPKEFDLLALLVSRAGNVVTRDDLAREVWDTRWMGASKTIDVHVSSLRRKLGDDPAMPRYISTVRGVGLRFEAEDQTAAGGSG
- a CDS encoding S1C family serine protease, translating into MDLDTATRRSEHAEPTDGSHRSATTPLPPPPPGARTAERAPGLRARHLVAVAAAGALGAGAVVVPVQLLDDPAPVAASADPGDADVSGASDTPGSLVGGIAQQVAPSVARVDARGATGSGSGSAVVYRTDGVLVTNHHVVADAVEVSVTLPDGERLPAEIVGTDPSSDLAVLRVDATDLPVPMWAGADDLPEVGDTAVAIGSPFGLDGSVTSGIVSALGRTVTTPQAALVDLLQTDAAINPGNSGGALVDGAGRVIGVNTAIASSSGGNDGIGFAIPAGTVRNVADQLLTDGAVRHAFLGVAGQTVDRDVARLYGLPVEQGAVLAEVPDGPAADAGLRPGDIVIRMDDHEVATMAELAGRIQQYRPGDEVQVTYLRDGEQRTTTVTLGERPTAGG
- a CDS encoding SDR family oxidoreductase is translated as MDVGQLFSVRDKVVVVTGGSRGIGEMIARGFVAAGARVYISSRSVEACQALAGELSDTGSCIALPADLSTTEGVKQLAGQLAEREDRIHVLVNNAGATWGAPLDEYPESGYDKVMDLNVRSVFLLTQALAPRLRAAASPQDPARVINIGSIDGGFHVPTFESYAYSASKAAVHQLSRHLAKFLARDHVTVNAIAPGLFPSKMTKVIMAHEEEVAAAIPLGRVGQPEDMAGIAIYLASRAGAYTTGAVIPVDGGHATLA